From the Telopea speciosissima isolate NSW1024214 ecotype Mountain lineage unplaced genomic scaffold, Tspe_v1 Tspe_v1.0059, whole genome shotgun sequence genome, one window contains:
- the LOC122647478 gene encoding uncharacterized protein LOC122647478: MIALHCDGSLTADRASYGGLIRDATGAAILAYVGKGEENSVLGMELMAILRGIMLCIQNDLRRVSIRSDSKLAVDILNGEVGCPWAMQVLKGRIISLCEQLHSKEIRHVWREMNQAADFIAAIDTGDGESIFNPSEFPLELVELIQNDADCKAYFRTSSF, from the coding sequence ATGATAGCCcttcattgtgatgggtccttgacgGCTGATAGAGCCTCCTATGGAGGGCTCATTCGAGATGCTACAGGGGCTGCCATTTTAGCCTATGTTGGAAAGGGAGAGGAAAATTCGGTTCTTGGCATGGAGCTCATGGCTATCCTTAGGGGGATTATGTTGTGCATTCAAAATGATCTTCGTCGTGTTTCTATTAGATCGGATTCCAAGCTTGCAGTGGATATCTTAAATGGTGAAGTTGGCTGCCCATGGGCCATGCAGGTCTTGAAGGGTCGTATTATTTCCCTTTGTGAGCAGTTACATAGCAAAGAAAttaggcatgtttggagggaaatGAACCAGGCAGCAGACTTCATAGCAGCCATTGATACTGGGGATGGGGAATCTATCTTTAATCCCTCGGAGTTTCCCCTAGAGTTGGTGGAGTTGATCCAGAATGATGCGGACTGTAAAGCTTATTTCAGGACCTCTTCATTTTGa
- the LOC122647479 gene encoding uncharacterized protein LOC122647479, whose product MAGDPAIGLLPLLCSGGKEDGGGIEGSCEGGGSGSGDWPALGGTAGVAGLEKVAALGGLGLQGESSAGVLKKGGGVPWSALFSSSSSSLLGDGLKLSFVQPEEIDGVLAAKCSDSIIKEGLDKWRNTLMGHFIGGRPSFTFARDMLLKQWKISGHVDVNLLDSGFFKFRFSLEEDKIKVLEGGPWYVQRRPMIRRPWSPNVCLERVDLCSVPVWVSLPNLPFHYWSSQALSSIGSFVGQPIVTNKMTRSMERLSYTRLCVEVSAEKELPLSVPVYGDDGFAFNQKVVYDWKPPRCKHFKVFGHFFDNCKLGSGGQS is encoded by the coding sequence atggccggAGATCCGGCCATtggccttcttcctcttctttgctCGGGTGGGAAGGAAGATGGGGGAGGTATTGAAGGATCGTGTGAGGGGGGTGGCTCGGGGAGTGGGGACTGGCCAGCTCTTGGTGGTACGGCTGGTGTTGCTGGTTTGGAGAAGGTGGCTGCTTTGGGAGGTTTGGGGCTGCAAGGAGAAAGCTCAGCTGGAGTGTTAAAGAAGGGAGGGGGGGTTCCTTGGTCTGCCCTTTTTTCCTCCTCGTCTTCTTCATTGCTTGGTGATGGTTTAAAGCTTTCTTTTGTGCAGCCTGAGGAGATTGATGGAGTTTTGGCTGCTAAATGCTCGGATTCTATTATCAAGGAGGGGCTTGACAAGTGGAGGAACACTCTTATGGGGCATTTTATTGGTGGCAGGCCAAGTTTCACGTTTGCTCGAGACATGTTGCTAAAGCAGTGGAAGATTTCAGGCCATGTTGATGTAAATTTACTGGATAGTGGTTTCTTCAAATTCCGTTTTAGTCTTGAGGAAGATAAaattaaagttcttgaaggaggTCCTTGGTATGTGCAGAGGAGGCCTATGATTCGTCGTCCATGGAGTCCGAATGTGTGCTTGGAAAGGGTTGATCTATGTTCAGTCCCCGTTTGGGTATCTCTTCccaatcttccttttcattATTGGTCTTCTCAAGCCTTGAGTTCGATTGGGAGTTTTGTAGGACAACCCATTGTTACTAATAAAATGACAAGATCCATGGAAAGGCTGTCTTATACTCGGTTATGCGTAGAAGTTTCTGCTGAAAAGGAGCTTCCTTTATCAGTTCCAGTTTATGGAGATGATGGGTTTGCTTTTAACCAAAAGGTCGTTTATGATTGGAAGCCGCCTCGTTGTAAgcactttaaagtgtttggtcatttttttgataattgcaAGTTGGGGAGTGGTGGTCAATCTTAG